The region TTCATAGCCTGCAACATATCAATGCACTCTTCGCCTCTTACCTCTCCTACGACAATGCGGTCCGGCCTCATTCGAAGTGCATTTCTCACCAATGATCTAATTGTTATTTCTCCTGTTCCTTCTATCGAAGCAGGACGAGCTTCTAGCCTGACAACATTTGGATGTGAATCAAACTTAAGCTCTGCTGAGTCCTCAATAGTGACAATTCTTTCTGACTTTGAAATTTCACATGAAAGTGCATTTAAAAGCGTAGTCTTACCAGATCCCGTGCCGCCAACAACCGCGATTCCCTGTCTGCATTTCACAGCCCAAGACAAAAACCTTGCAAGCCATTGAGGCAATGATTCCATTTGCACCAGCCGGTCCAAAGAAGTAATTTTTCCGGTAAATCTGCGAATAGTTACTGAAGTACCATTCACTGCAACAGGACTTGCCACTGCATTAACACGGTCCCCATTCTCAAGTCGAGCATCAACAATAGGACTCACTCTATCCAGTCTTCTACCTAATGGAGATAAGATGCGATCCATAACAATCAAAATCTGTTCTTCCGAGTCAAAGACTGTTTTTGATTCAAATAGCTCACCATTTTTCTCGTAAAACAAATTGTTGCAGCCATTAATCATGATTTCGGTAACATCTTTATCATTCAGTAGCGGCTGAATTGGACCAAGACCACACACTTCATTAATTACCTGCTCAATTGTTTCCTCATAGTCAACTGAGCTAAAGAGTTCGTCCTTTTCTTCATTAACAATTGCTTCACAGGTAACTCTTAGTTCATCTCTTACACGATCGATATCACTACCTGTAATAAGAGAAGAAACCGTGGAAAGTCCTAATCGAGAAACAAGTTTTTCTTTTAACTTCTTTCTGGCCTTCTGAAATAGTTCTTTTTGAAGTTGTGAGTCATTCTCTTCTTGCGTCTCAATTTGCTTAGCAACGCGTTCAAAGACAAGCATTAACCCACTTCCTTCCTCCTATTAAACAAGCTAAATGGCCTTTTCTCAGAAGTTGCTTGAAGTGCATTTTGAGCCTCACGCAACTGTGGAAGAATACCTAGCTCGTTAAGAAAATGCGCTAGTACAAAGGAAATTGATTGTACAAATGAGGTTTCTTCTTGTAACAACGTAGAAAGCTTTCCTTGCTGGATTAGCTCTTGAAAGCCTGGTCCTCCTTTAAAAATCCTAAACATCTTTGCTGCCTCAAGACCCACCTCAGCTTTTCCAACAGAAAAGTCCTGCTTGGCTTTTGGATTAGCCTTATTTTCGAGTCGGATAATACGCGTTCTTGCCACTCCAAGACGTACTGCAAGTCCGCTTACTTTTGCCAATGAATTAATGCACGTAAGAGGGTTCTCTGAAACTATAACTAGCCTATCTGCACATTGTGCTGCCTGAGCATAACAATCTGTTGATGCTGTCGTGGTATCTACAAGAACCAGATCAACCAAACCAGAAACAGCTTGGAGAAAATTACTCACACAGGGAAATAATGGTTCTGCCATTTCCGGCTTTACGCAGGGCCCAAATAAATACAAATTTTTATGGACACAAGTTGCCTTTTCAAGTAGGTTTTCTTTTTCTGAAGGGACATCAGCAACAAAATCAGAGAAATCTTTTGGCTGTCTAATTCCAAGCTTCTCAAATGCATTTCCATAAGACAGGTCAAGATCAACCAATGCCACCTTCAAACCCCAAGATGAAGCAAGGAGAGCCATCGAAGAAACAATCGTGGTCTTTCCCACTCCTCCTCGTCCTGAAGTAAACGTAAGAATCGGAGCTTTTAAAGTCTTATCAAGAGGAATGAGAGATTGTAAATAGGAATTTAACTCTTGGATACTGGCAACATAATCTGGAGCTTCTGGTAAAGGCTGAGAAAGCCTGTCAGCCCCATATGATTGATATCCTCTTCCAACCTTTACCAGATCTCCTAATTCCATAGGGTCAATTACTAAATCGACTCCTGCCTTGGCTGCTCTTGAACGAAGTGATCCAGACGCGCCAGACCTTACAAGTACCACACAGCGAGCGTTTCCATCTTTAACAATTGCAGCTGCAAGATTTATATCCGAAACATCAGAACCGGTATTACCAATTAATACTGAATAATCTTGAGGAGTTGAGTGCGAAACAATCGATCTAAGGGATGCCGCTGAATCAGCAAATTCACACCTATTGTTAATTCCTAGATAACTAAGAATAGCACCAAGCTCAACGCGTGCATCAAGACCTACGTACACAATCCACTTTTCTAACATTACGCTTCACCCCCTGGATTAGTAGACGAATCTGCTTGTGGCGCACTATTGCTGTCTTGGTCGGCTGTTGGAGAAGCAGGGTTCTCTGGCTGCACATCTTCACTTGCAGATGATGAGTTTGATTGATTCGTCGTGTCAGATAAATCTTTTGGGTTCTCTTCTTCAACGTAAGAATTGTTGTGTAGTAAGTCCTGAGCGTTAATCTTTGATCCAGGAAGAGTAAATCGAAGCGTTCCTCGAGCGTATGCTGAGAGCACGGCAGGAACCTGTTCTGGAGTCAATCCGAGCGTTACTGAAGAAGAAGTGTAAAGAGTACCCTCAGCGTCGTCTGACAATACCGAAATGTCCGAAGCAATACAGGTAATAAGAGAATCAGTAACCTCATATGCCGCAAGCTTTGTACCAGCACTGAGTCTCTCAGCTAATCCGTACTTCTCGCCATGAGAGATAGTGAGACCGATAAGATTTTCTGGAATAGTAATCTGAGAAGCAACCGATCGTAGATGAAGAGATACAACAGGCATGCCAACTCCAATAACAGATGAGACCGTACGACCCATAACACTTTCTGGATTAGTAATTGCGCCTTCAGGAATCAAATCTGAAATCCAGCTTTTTACCTGAGTGTTAGAAGATGAGAGGGTTTCTCCGGGTTCTATTTGTTTAGTAGCTACCAAAATTGAGGTAAGCTCACCACCATATTTTTGTATTGCCTCTGCTCGTGACTTCTCCGCTTCAGCACGGACGCTTTGTACGTATGCAAAGAAACAAAAACTAGCCAAAAGCGCGCTCAATACAGAAATTAAAATTCTTGTTTTCTTAGTCACTATTTATCCTCCCTCCATTTGCGATACATCGATTTTGTACTCAACTTGAGAGAAGAAGAGTAAAAACAAAAGATTTACCTGCACAAATATGTCAGACAGCTGACGTGAATCTGTCACAAAGCAATAAGTTCACAGGCTGCTGCAGTGACGGAAAAAATAGGTAATTTAAATTTTTATCTAATTTGATATATAAAAATTTTTAGAAAATCATAGTTGCTACATTTTTCAACCAAGACTTTACCAAGTTGTGAGACAAAAAACACCCTGGATACAGGGTGTTTAGAGGATTTACGCTACTAAAACTTAAAGCACAACATCAGGATCAAGTGATTGCTGACTTTCTCGCATTTCTTTTGCCAAAGACAAATATGCCTTTAACTGTGGTTCTGTAATCTGACCCTCATGAAGCGCGTCTTGCACACTACAACCAGGCTCATGCGTATGAGTACAGTCCCTAAATTTACACGTCTGAGCGGCCTCAGAGATGTGCGGAAATACCTTCTGCAATCCCCTCTCATGACCCACAATAGGTAGGCTTCTAAGGCCCGGTTCATCCACAATAACACCAGCTTCAGGAAGCGCCACCATGCGACGAGCAACTGTTGTGTGACGACCAGCCTTATCAGATTCGCGAACTTCTCCCGTTTCAAGCGCCTCATGACCTAACAATGCATTAAGAAGCGTTGATTTACCAGCGCCTGATTCACCAAGTACAATAGCTATGGAACCGTAAGGAACAAGGTTTCGAACAGCGTCAATCCCCCACGCGGCTCCAAGATCTTGTGCGGTCTGCGCAAGATCTGCAAGTACATCGGTTTTCTCGCCCTCAAGTTTAGAAGCTGTTGCAACAATCTTTACCGTAGAGCCAAGAGCTGCAGTGATAGAAGAAATCTCTTGAGCCAAAAGCTCTGGTCCGGCAACATCTGATTTAGTAAGCACCACAGCGCAGGCGGCGCCGCAGTCTTTAGAGATAACTGCCGAGCGAACAATGCGATCTACCGAGATGGTCTCTCCATCCAAGGCCTGCACTACAAGGACAAGGTCAACATTTGCAGCCAAAGTCTGCTTCTGACCACGGGCTCCACCCTTCCAACGAGCAATATCGGTCTCTCGTGGCAAAATGGCCTCAATGATACCCATATCATGCGACTCTGGAATGCGAGCACATACCCAGTCGCCTACGGCCACCGTAGAGTTCTGGCCCTTAGTCACGCGTGCGGCAAACTCGGCGCGAAATACTCCCTGCTCCGAAACAACCGCGGGAAATCCCCTATCCAAGCGGACCACGCAGGCCATAGTCATCATCTGGCGAGAAACCCCTTGAGCTTCAAGCTCAGATACGACGTCTGTATAAGCCTGCATCTGAGCCGACGATGGAGTCAGCTGTTCAAACGCTGGAACATCCAGCAATGAAGAAAGGGCCGGCAGTGACCCTTGAGTCCTGCCGGCTCCTAGTTTCTTGGAACTTTTTGTACGCTTAGCGGACAAGAGTGCTCCCTACCTTATGCTTTGTTCTTCTGCACAGAACGCATAACAGCCTTGTACAGCTCCATCAAAGGAATAATAGATGCAGCTAAAAGCATTGCCATGGCGTACTCTTTAAAACCAATCTCAGCAAAGCCAAACGCCTGAGAAAGTGGTGTCTCAATAACCACAAAGGTAAGAATCAAAGACATTACAAAGGAGCCCCACAGCCAAATGTTGTGACTAGTTAGCTTGAAGATGGAACCACGCAGAGAACGCATGTTGAAGGAGTGGAACATCTCAACCATAGAAAGCGTCAAGAACGCCATGGTCATACCCTCAACGCCAGCCTCTGGGTTAATAATAACCTGTGAGATATCAAAGGTTCCATACTCAAAGTAGTGACCAATAAAATAGCTGGCAAGGGTGAGAAGAGCAATGATAGAACCTTGAACAAGGCAGTCA is a window of Lancefieldella parvula DSM 20469 DNA encoding:
- the rsgA gene encoding ribosome small subunit-dependent GTPase A, which produces MSAKRTKSSKKLGAGRTQGSLPALSSLLDVPAFEQLTPSSAQMQAYTDVVSELEAQGVSRQMMTMACVVRLDRGFPAVVSEQGVFRAEFAARVTKGQNSTVAVGDWVCARIPESHDMGIIEAILPRETDIARWKGGARGQKQTLAANVDLVLVVQALDGETISVDRIVRSAVISKDCGAACAVVLTKSDVAGPELLAQEISSITAALGSTVKIVATASKLEGEKTDVLADLAQTAQDLGAAWGIDAVRNLVPYGSIAIVLGESGAGKSTLLNALLGHEALETGEVRESDKAGRHTTVARRMVALPEAGVIVDEPGLRSLPIVGHERGLQKVFPHISEAAQTCKFRDCTHTHEPGCSVQDALHEGQITEPQLKAYLSLAKEMRESQQSLDPDVVL
- a CDS encoding CpaF family protein, with protein sequence MLVFERVAKQIETQEENDSQLQKELFQKARKKLKEKLVSRLGLSTVSSLITGSDIDRVRDELRVTCEAIVNEEKDELFSSVDYEETIEQVINEVCGLGPIQPLLNDKDVTEIMINGCNNLFYEKNGELFESKTVFDSEEQILIVMDRILSPLGRRLDRVSPIVDARLENGDRVNAVASPVAVNGTSVTIRRFTGKITSLDRLVQMESLPQWLARFLSWAVKCRQGIAVVGGTGSGKTTLLNALSCEISKSERIVTIEDSAELKFDSHPNVVRLEARPASIEGTGEITIRSLVRNALRMRPDRIVVGEVRGEECIDMLQAMNTGHDGSLTTLHAGTAQEAILRLVLMARFGMDLPAEIIEQQIATALDLIVMSQRFPDGKRYVTSVSEISLSSSGSIEVQEVVSFDVQKRSWLFVKTPSFINRAIKEGLLNKKEVASWMSLLPQSQEVLLE
- a CDS encoding AAA family ATPase gives rise to the protein MLEKWIVYVGLDARVELGAILSYLGINNRCEFADSAASLRSIVSHSTPQDYSVLIGNTGSDVSDINLAAAIVKDGNARCVVLVRSGASGSLRSRAAKAGVDLVIDPMELGDLVKVGRGYQSYGADRLSQPLPEAPDYVASIQELNSYLQSLIPLDKTLKAPILTFTSGRGGVGKTTIVSSMALLASSWGLKVALVDLDLSYGNAFEKLGIRQPKDFSDFVADVPSEKENLLEKATCVHKNLYLFGPCVKPEMAEPLFPCVSNFLQAVSGLVDLVLVDTTTASTDCYAQAAQCADRLVIVSENPLTCINSLAKVSGLAVRLGVARTRIIRLENKANPKAKQDFSVGKAEVGLEAAKMFRIFKGGPGFQELIQQGKLSTLLQEETSFVQSISFVLAHFLNELGILPQLREAQNALQATSEKRPFSLFNRRKEVG
- the cpaB gene encoding Flp pilus assembly protein CpaB, which encodes MTKKTRILISVLSALLASFCFFAYVQSVRAEAEKSRAEAIQKYGGELTSILVATKQIEPGETLSSSNTQVKSWISDLIPEGAITNPESVMGRTVSSVIGVGMPVVSLHLRSVASQITIPENLIGLTISHGEKYGLAERLSAGTKLAAYEVTDSLITCIASDISVLSDDAEGTLYTSSSVTLGLTPEQVPAVLSAYARGTLRFTLPGSKINAQDLLHNNSYVEEENPKDLSDTTNQSNSSSASEDVQPENPASPTADQDSNSAPQADSSTNPGGEA